The DNA region TGATGGCTTAAACTGGGACCCTGAAAAAGAATTCATGCAGTTTTTGCTAACAAAAGAAAAGGATGATGATCGGACTGTTCACGTTGATAGAAGTTCCCAAGCCCAACCAAATCTACCCTTTGGAAGAAAAAGAAAACGAAAAATGGACATTGTTCAGATGGTAGATTTCTCTGAGCTAGAAAATGCAGATACACACCTTGCATCTAAAAAGACTGCTGTTACTTTAGATGGGATGGAAAACAGTGAAACAAAAGTTTCAGTTGTCAAACCAAAATACTTTCCTGCAAAAAAGAACCTCGTTGGCGAGACAGGATCAAATCTTCCCAAAGAAACGGTGGAAGCGATTAAACAGTTAATCTTTAGTGATTATAAGCTTCCAGTCAAAAACTTAGAAGCAGCTAGAACAAGTGCACCTACAGCCACTTATGTAGAAGAAGCTTCACCATTTGGttcaacagttttcccaccaggaAGTGTTATGCAGATAGATGATGTACAAACTGGATCTGAATCGCCATCAGATGACGAAACTGAGACAGAACCATCATTTTACCCCTGCACAAAATGCAATGTGAATTTCAGAGAAAAGAAACATTTGCAGAGGCACATGATTTATCACTTAGAAGGACACAGTAAAACAAATATGCCAAGACCATATATATGTAAAGAGTGTGGAATTGCATTTCGTGACCGTGCACCACTCCAAAAGCACAGGAGCCTTCATCAAGAAAAAAGAGAGAGGTTGATGGAGGAGATCCGTGAGCTCCGCACTTTTCAGGATGAAGGCCGGAATGCAAAATTACAGTGTCCGCAGTGTGTTTTTGGAACAAACTGTCCTAAAACATTTGTGCAGCATGCTAAGACACATGAAAAGGACAAAAGATACTACTGCTGTGATAAGTGCAACTtcatggcagcatcagtggatgaACTTGAAGGTCATCAAATTTATATTCATGATGCAGTTATTAACAAGTCCAGTCAAAAAGCTTTAAAAGGTGTATCATTAGAAAATTTATTAAATcactgtaaatcaggaggtgTATATGTGTGCAGCAAATGCCCTTTTACTACACCAGCTCggagtatttttaaaaagcatgtcaAATACTTGCATCAGCGACTTTACCACGTTCAGCATAAAAACGAACATGGAACAAAGGTACCTGGCTTCAGCTCGAAACCATTTAATTTGGTGAGGAGCAATAAGACTACATCTCAGCAATCTGAATACCTAAACAAATTTGTCATAAGGCGAGACATAAAGAGGGATTTTGAAATACCTGACACCCTGGGGAATTCCTCTGCATTGTACAGCAAGGTCTGTGATAATGCTGGTACACAGAAGCCATGCTATATAGCCACAAAAAAGATACATCACTCATCTGATTCTGTGCTGGATTATAGTAAATCTTCAACAAAGATTGTGACAGGATTAAACACTGGTAATGAAAAGAATAGCTTCCTACAGCAAGTGCATTTTAGAAAGCAGGAAGAGATTGATGTCGAAAGAAACAATGCAATCCCATTGTTGAAAGATCATCAGATTTATGGGAAATCTAAAAATGGTGTAGGGATAGTAAAAGACTTGAGTCCCGTATCTACATTAACAGAAACTAACCACACAGATGTAGAACATACCTTGGATCTTGATGAAGAAATATCAGAAGAAACAGAACTTACCGATGCTGGAGCTATTTCGGTTAGAAAATCTGTTAAGGATATCATGGTTAGTGTCTCCGTAGACAATGATATTTTGGATCAATATCCAGATGTGTTTCACAAAGCGCCTGTTGTGGTTTTAAATAAACTTGAGCCatgtgtaaatgcattagaatgtGATGGTGAAGAAAACATACCTGAAAGTGATATTTTTGAAACTAGTAACTGTGTGGATGATGTTACGCCAGTGACTATTACTGAAAATGATTTTAATGTTGATAAACAAACTCATTACTTCAGTAGTACTGAAGTACAAATACTTGACGAAAATGGCATTGATGATGATTTTGATACTTATGATGAGAGTGATGACGACGATGATTTTGATGATTTTGATAATGACATTCATGATTATGGCAACAATGACTATGGTAACCAAAGCCTTTACTCTACAGAGTATCAAGATGCTGCCCACAACCATTTTATTAATGAAGATTTTCATTTTAATAATGATGCTAGATGTATAGATGTTATGGATCCAGTTCTTTATCAACATGATGCTCCACTTAATATAACCTACAATTGGACTGATTTTCATACTGAGAAGAGACCGTGCCCTTACTGTCCAGCTGTATTTGACACTGGAGTTGGCTTGTCAAATCATGTGCGAGGACATCTTTATAGAGTTGGCTTAACTTATGATGCTCGTCATCTGGTTCCACCAGAGCAAATAGCATCCAGTGACAAGAGACGTCGTATCAAAAAAAATGATGCTCCTGTTAGGAGAATAAAGAAAGGTAAGCTTCATTTATTTCTGTATGTAGTACAATTCGTAGGAGTTGGGTAAGCTTTTATGAATTTTTTGACTGTGAAATGCAACATATTAGAGATATATTAACTATATCAAGAAAACAAGTAGACAAAAGTCTTCAGGCCGAGGAGATCGGTGAAGAACACAAAACAATTGAAGTACAAGTATCTGATGCCAACAGATGGAGAAAAGCTGCAATAAAAGAAATGTTATTTAATTAAATAAAAGATGTGTATACCCTCTGCCCCCACAATAAGGGGCAAACCAAATTCCCACTGGGATTTAATCGACCTTTTGAGGACGCCATGAATCCACCCCTGATTTCATAACATGCAGAATGACCTTCCTTGCAATAACCCTCAAATGTGTTATTCAACATTACTCGCAATGTTGCACATTAGTACCTGGAGCATTGTGCTGGAATGCTGAAATGTAACATTGAGTTGCATGAAATAACGCATCTATTACTCTTGAGATTATAAGGTACCTTTGGAAAAGGCTGTGATTAACTGGCACTGAGAACTTTTCTGACCCTGTTGATATATTGATGTCGGTTCAGGTAGCACAAAGGGATAGACTTGAAAGAAGAGTATGTCAATCTTCTAAGTGCACATTGAGAACTTATACAAAGTATCTAGTGTCAAAACGTGTATTGAAGGCAGCTAATATGTTTGGCAATGGCTTCAGTTAGTTGGTGAGACTACAAATGGGTCAACATATCCCTTTGAAATAAAAAGGAACTGAAAGATGGACAACATTCATCTTCTATCTTTCATCTGATCTATGCCAATGGAGATTCATTCTGGCACATAGCAAACTAGAACTATCCAGCAATTAACAACATGACCATGACCTGTAACTCCATTCCCTTTTAGAAAAGTGGCAGTACTTGGAACAAAGCAACATTTAAGAACAAGAAAAGTTTTACAAGCGTGTCCCTTTTTGGTCCCAATGTTTCTCTAGAAACATCTCTTCAGTCCATTGGTACAGTCTGCATCAGTGGCTTTCTCTCTACAATTCTCTTGCCACCTGGAAGTTTAAATGATTCTATTTTACTATACTAAACGATTTCTCTGAATTAATTTTGTCAGTTTGTTTCATGAATTTTTTTGTAATTTACCATGCACTTATTAACTGCTGCATACCTGTTTGCAAATCTGATTCtgatcccttttttaaaaaaatgctttaaaTTGAAAACATCCAAAATATGATTGGTGTTCA from Mustelus asterias chromosome 8, sMusAst1.hap1.1, whole genome shotgun sequence includes:
- the LOC144497779 gene encoding zinc finger protein 644-like encodes the protein MALNDADMDEECKEINKIEGSESKMLNADSGKTHINSHGAKGEFGDENKISSTAVTTSIPQTLTENQMSVPKSNTLSLSKHLSRDSPVKALSGAQQTAFIQTGAPTVSNAKFTLPIGTAVREPVLQLSTTKSSIAKQPDVSLSISQSLCQSVAASSSSSRFVQSVQVPTLSGTSNKVQTLAPAPVLLLVPNLVPFQGQVNTQPKMLSPLPIVDHKCIVQSNGASTSQLLYCTKNENPRDNRGQMKRKGGLSSSEIHGGESETLNDGLNWDPEKEFMQFLLTKEKDDDRTVHVDRSSQAQPNLPFGRKRKRKMDIVQMVDFSELENADTHLASKKTAVTLDGMENSETKVSVVKPKYFPAKKNLVGETGSNLPKETVEAIKQLIFSDYKLPVKNLEAARTSAPTATYVEEASPFGSTVFPPGSVMQIDDVQTGSESPSDDETETEPSFYPCTKCNVNFREKKHLQRHMIYHLEGHSKTNMPRPYICKECGIAFRDRAPLQKHRSLHQEKRERLMEEIRELRTFQDEGRNAKLQCPQCVFGTNCPKTFVQHAKTHEKDKRYYCCDKCNFMAASVDELEGHQIYIHDAVINKSSQKALKGVSLENLLNHCKSGGVYVCSKCPFTTPARSIFKKHVKYLHQRLYHVQHKNEHGTKVPGFSSKPFNLVRSNKTTSQQSEYLNKFVIRRDIKRDFEIPDTLGNSSALYSKVCDNAGTQKPCYIATKKIHHSSDSVLDYSKSSTKIVTGLNTGNEKNSFLQQVHFRKQEEIDVERNNAIPLLKDHQIYGKSKNGVGIVKDLSPVSTLTETNHTDVEHTLDLDEEISEETELTDAGAISVRKSVKDIMVSVSVDNDILDQYPDVFHKAPVVVLNKLEPCVNALECDGEENIPESDIFETSNCVDDVTPVTITENDFNVDKQTHYFSSTEVQILDENGIDDDFDTYDESDDDDDFDDFDNDIHDYGNNDYGNQSLYSTEYQDAAHNHFINEDFHFNNDARCIDVMDPVLYQHDAPLNITYNWTDFHTEKRPCPYCPAVFDTGVGLSNHVRGHLYRVGLTYDARHLVPPEQIASSDKRRRIKKNDAPVRRIKKDHHHPPTELDEDNLDSRAHCTINDSGLRVH